The segment CGCATTGTCACCGGCACACAGACCATGACCGTTTACAAACCGATTCAGAACTTGACCACACAAGTGGCGGAGCTCGCAATCCAGCTGGCCAAAGGCGAAGAAGTCATGACATCGGTCAGCGTCAATAACGGAAAAACCGAAGTGCCGTCGATTTTGCTGGCGCCTACGGCAGTGGATGCTGGTAACTTGGTCGATACAGTCATCGCAGATGGCTTTCATTCGAAAGATGAGGTTTATCAAGAAGCAGGAAAGTGATTAGCATAAAGAGCCTTTCATCAGTTAAGCCCTTTGATGGAAGGCTTTTTATGCTATTATTAGGGGTGGATATAGGGGATAGGTTGAATTAAAGAAGGATACTTTTAGAAGCCGCTACGCCGTTTTGGGCAGGACTTCCGTGATGAGCCATCGGCCTTAAAACATGTGCTCCTGCATCGCTACGCTAGCTTCGTCGCAAAACCACTGGCCTCACAACCCTCGGCCAATGGCTTCGCAGCTAAAATAGTTGGTTCAACTTATATGGATGGAAATTTTGAAAGTATGCAATAGGAGGATTTTAAATGGATAATAATGACTTACTGATTAGATTAAGGTACGCCCTTGATATAAAAAATACTGATATGGTGGAAATCTTCAAACTTGGCGGTGTTGAGCTGTCGAAAGAAGAAGTGCTGAAAGTGCTGACGAAAACGCCGGAAGAAGAGGATGTTAAAGAAAGTGAAAATCATATTCCTTTGGATAATGCCATGCTGGAGTCTTTCTTAAACGGCTTGATTGTCCACAAAAGAGGCAGACAGGATCCAAAACCGGGACAGCCTGAACAGCCGCCGTTGACGAATGAACCTTCCAATAATTTATTATTGAAAAAAGTGAAAATCGCTTTGCAGCTGACAAGTGATGACATGCTCGACATCTTGAAACTTGCTGGCGTCACTGTGTCCAAAAGCGAAATGGGCGGAATCCTGAGAAAGCAGGGACATAAAAATTACAGCGTCTGCGGCGACCGCTATGCACGGAATTTCCTGAAAGGCTTGGCTTTGAAATATAGAAAATAACTGGATTATAAATCTCATCTAACTGACAAGCAGCGATTTGGTGAGAAGAAAAGAGTTGCTGAATGTGTTTATTCAGCAACTCTTTTTTATTTTGTAAGGCTAGCAGAACCATCAAATGATTTCCTCAATGCCGTTTCAGAATTTCTCTAATTCTTTACACCGCGATAAAGGCGGCATGGAAGGTTTTCCCGGAATATTTTATAGACTCCTTCTTGATTGCTCATTATAATTAGAAAAGTGGAAATTTTTATTGTTTTCGTATAAACACGCCGAGTTAGTTGGGGTAAGGTTAAAAAAAGCTTAAACGTTAATAAGTTTATCTAATAAGGAAAAATGTTAACTAAAGGAGATCAATGATATGAAATGGCTGCCCACACGTAAAAACAAAATCGAAGCTTTTTGGCAATGGTTTGAGGAGAATGAGGAAACTTATTTTGAATTGGCTGAAGAAAATCGGGAAGAGCTTTTTAACGAACTGCAGCAAAAACTTCAGAAAGTGAATAAGCATCTCGCTTTTGAGTTCAGCGCAGAGCTGGAAAGCGGAAAACGCGAGTTCATTATTAGTGCGGATGGCATAGTGGAAGCTTTTGAAGCAGTGTTTGATTTGCAGGAAACGATGCCGGAACTTGATCGTTTCGAAATCATTGCATTCCGGCAGCCTTCAGTAGAAGAGTTCAGTGTGCATTATGGAAACAGGGAATTGACTTGGGAAGATGTTTATTACACAGCTCTCCAGGATATAGAGCAGGAAGAAGTCAATATGATGCTATATATCAAAGGGCTGACTGAGGAAAATGAAGAGGAAATTATTCCGCTCGTCTTCATCCTTTTAGACTCGGTGATTGGAGAATACAATATGGGGGTGCATCTGGGAAGAGTCGAGTTCCATCCGTTTGAAGTGCATCCGAATGCCCGGCCGCTTCATACGTTAAAAGAGTTCTTTCCAGTGGAGAGCATTTGAAATCCAGTAACTGATTAGGACATCAGAGCACCAGGAAGGACTGAATTGTAGAAATCAAATGCTTTGAATGAAATAACTCGCGTAAAGCTTTTTTACTGACAGGAAAAACATGCCCGATGGCGTATATAGTAGTAACGAAAAAATGGAGGTGCTGTAAGATGAGGAAGAAAGTCGCGATTTCACTTTCCGTCGTTGCTGTGGCCGCGTTATATAAAGGGGCGCTGTGGAATTTCAGCAGCCAGAGCAAGAAACAAATTGAGCAGCAGCTGGCAAAAGTGCCGGATGCAGAGCCGCAAAAAGTTACAGAAGAGATGCTGGAGCAGCTTCCGGCACCTGTGCAAAAATGGCTGGAAAATGCAGGGATTGTAGGAAAGGACCAAATCCGCACTATATTTCTAAGGCAAACTGGCTGGATGAGGTTGAAGCCGGAACAGCAGGAGTGGACAAAAGCTGAAGCTGAACAGACCATTACAACCGATCCGCCGTCATTCACTTGGACAGTGAAGATGAACATGCTGCCTTTTATCCAAAT is part of the Planococcus shenhongbingii genome and harbors:
- a CDS encoding DUF1456 family protein gives rise to the protein MDNNDLLIRLRYALDIKNTDMVEIFKLGGVELSKEEVLKVLTKTPEEEDVKESENHIPLDNAMLESFLNGLIVHKRGRQDPKPGQPEQPPLTNEPSNNLLLKKVKIALQLTSDDMLDILKLAGVTVSKSEMGGILRKQGHKNYSVCGDRYARNFLKGLALKYRK